The DNA segment acttatttagttttGTAACAGGGATCGAACCCACAGGTGCTGCCTAACCACCGAgcctcatccccaacccttttttttgcgttttatttagagacagggtctcactgagttacttgcTAAGTTactgcggctggctttgaactcacaatcctcctgcctcagcctcctaagccgctgggattacaggcgtgcaccactgcacccggcttaaaactttaaaatattctacttAAAATCTCACACTTCAGAGCTTCCTAATCTGCTCACAGCATCCTATTTTCATGGTGGAAACACAAGTGAGCGTTCCTGAATCAGTAAGTGGAGGTCtgacctctctcctctctttcctggaCTCTTTCCTCTTGGTGgcagttttcttcttctctttgttgtttttatggcCGATGCTTCCCCGAGGGTGAGGCAGTGTGGAGTGGGGCGGGCTCTGTGGATGTCGGCAGGCCTCCCCCAGGGGACGTGTCCTTTTtgccagagggagcaggcagCTTTTTATGACAAGGAACTCCACCAAATGCCCCCTGGCCTTGGGTTCTCAGCCCACTCCCACCCTCCTTCATGATCCCTCTCTTAGAATGTTGCCCGAGTCTGCCTGTTGTCATCAGCTGCCGACCCTGTTAGTACTCCAGGCTCACACTCCTGCTGTGCCTCCCACCACCCCAACTTTTTACAAAGATATGGgtctcttgggctggggttgtggctcagtggtagagcacttgcctagcatgtgtgagtcacagggtttgattctcagcaccctataaaagtaaaggagaaataaaggtattgtgtccatctaaaacaaaaacatatgggtctctctctctctctctctctctctctctctctctctctctctcgtactggagattgaacaccaggatgctctactgctgagctacaacctcagccctttttattttttccttttgagactgggtctggctaagttgctgagcctggccttgaacttgtgatcctcctggctcaatcttctgagttgctggaactccaggtgtgccaccacccccagcccACCACCCTGATTTACAAATGCCGTTTCACCAGGCAGAGTGGTGCACAGCtacaatcccagctgcttgggagcctgaggtaggaggctggcaaattcaaggccagcctgagcaacatagcaagaccctgtctcaaaataaaaataaaaagggccagtgtgcagctctgtggtaaagtTGGCCTAGcatacctgaggccctgggttcaatccccaatattggaaaaaaaaaatcctctgctttctcttcaagaattaaaaaataagccaggtacagtggcagacacctgtaatcccagcaactctggagaatgtggcaggagaatcacaaatttgaggtcaacctcagcaacttagtgagaccctatctcaaaatgaaaagtaaaaagaaccaggaaagtacctcagtagtaaagcacccccagttcaataagaaaaatttaaaaacaaaaacttggcaACTGTTCTCCATTCCCTTTGTTGTTAGGATAGGTAGGTATTTAGACATATAACTTAGTCTACTGTGTTGATGTCAAAGCTCTGAATTTAaaaagattgctttggctgttgTATGAGAAGGAAGTGAAAGGGTACACTGTCCAGAATTGTTATGACCCCTTTGAAATGACGTTTCAATACAGCCcttccatcattttaaaattagaattaacgTTGTGTATTTTTCTATACTTTACTTTATTaggtctttatttttaagtggattactattacataaaatagagttgggtcttttttttttttttgcattcatctGACAATCTCTAcctttttattggtgtatttatTGGTGTATTAGATCctttacatttaatgtgattatcGATATGGTTAGGTTTAAATCAAAAGAACATATCTAATTTATGCATTGTGGTTAATTTTGATTGTCAGCTGGATTGGATTAGCCTAGAGAACTGATAAAACATTATTTGTAGGTATGTCTGTGAGTCTGAGTGGACTAAGTGGGAAGATCTGCCATCAGTTTGGACAGGTACTACTCAATCAGCTGGGTAccaggatagaaaaaaaaaaatagcagagagGTGAATTGATGTCTCCCTCTTCTGGAGCTGGGATACATGATTGTTTTCCTGCCCTTGGACGTCAGAACTCAAGTTTTCCAGCATCTGGGTCCAGGGCTCATTCTGGGACCTTTGAACTTGGATTGAGCCATGCTACTCTCATATCAGGGTCTCTTGCTTGCAGACAGCCTGTCATGTGAGACAGGGGCGAAGGACAGGTGGTCAGTATAGACAGTGAATGATGGTGGGAGAGATGAGGGCCGATTGgctaattatcaaagaaaaggaaattggttGCTAACACCTCCAGGGGATGATCCTCCCAACACCAGGCCTTGCTAATGATCACTCCTGTGCTGCTCTTTTCCTGCCCTTAgcctggtggggagggagaggaaaccTGGCATCTATAAAAAGGTCTGggttcccttctccctctccctcaaaaCTCGCTTTCTATGCCTGCCTCGGGGTTTCTCGGGTGTTTGATCTTCAACACTGGGGGAACAAGCACCCAATCCTGATTTCCAAGCCTCCGTAAGTGTGTGAGGCGATTTCCCTTGTGTGCCCCCTCATGTATCTTTATATTTAtcctattgtttctttctttcggAAGAACCCCGACCAATGTAGCACCTACCAAGTAAAACTTACAGAACTGCAAGAGAAAGAGTTCCTCAATTTATAGTcagagatttctttctttagttgatagaaaaatagaaaagcagaATGAATCCCAAAGAACTAAACAACATGAGACTGAGAAAAATGGTGAAGGAGGCAGCCTGGAGAAATCCGGAGGACTTGGGAACCCTAATGCATGGCAGACGCGAGGGCTTTTGACCTGGGAGGGAGCagacaggagggaggagaagatggGAAGACACAAGGAGGAGGACGGGGAGATAAGATGGAGGAAGTCCATTTCTTTAAATAGGAATTGAAGGGCTTTgctttcattaaaagaatttcATGCACTAAAGACCAGCTGTTTTGGAGCACCTAGAATCATACTCCAGAGCTGCTCCCTGATTTGACCATAACCCTGACTGTGTTCTGGGCTGGTGGTGGAGTGTCCATCTCTGCTGAGTTCTGTCGACCCTTCTGGTGAACCGAGGGCAGCTCGCACTTAGGAAAAGGGCTGGGCTCTCAGGCACTGTACACAATGTGTTGCCTTACACATTTTCCTCCCTTTTAGCTTCAGTCAGGTCTGTGTCCAGCATAGAGTGGCCTGTGGTGACAGGAGGTCTCATTTGTGATACTGTATGATCCTGGGAAGTTCTGTGCAAGTGGATTTTCAAGGTGAGCTAAGTCGTAGGTAGGACCTATCAGGAGGGGCATGTCTAAAGGGGTTCAGTGGCGGTATTCAGTTGCCCATCACTGGGTGAGCAACTGCCATGTGCAGTGTCACCGGAATAAAAAAGTGACCAGGATGGCCAAGTTCACAGTCTGATGGGGAAAATGGACGAGCATAGGGTgagttatgaagaaaataaaaagaaacaagtgtCCTAATTATAAGTACCCACCTGGATAAATGACCACAGAATAAACACACCTGGATAACTGCTTCCCAGGTCAAGAGGGGACTCTTACCACACTCAGCTCCCTTCCAATCACCAAAGGAATTACACTAGTTTGCAAACCCCACCACCCAAGTACGCTGTGGTTGTTCCACCTCCGTGTCAGCCTTTGACATTGTCAGTCTTTTAAAGTCCAGCTGGCCTCGTGGGTGTCTCCTGGCTTTAATCAGATTTGATGGAAAAATACAGACAGGTTATGTGTAGGTGCATTCAGAGAGAGGGCTGGGAAGCAGATCTTCTGGCTCGGGCCATTCCCCCACCCTGTCCACTGTCCTGGACCCTCACTACCTCCTCCCCGTGATGAGCAGAGTAGCGGGGAGCTCCTTCCCAAGGCGGGCGTCCGCTCCCGCAGGCACCTGTCAAAGCCACTAGACCAGAACTCTCCCAGGTTTTCCTGGCTGTTAAGCCCTGCCTTCTTGCTACTTATTATTTTGGTTGGGAGCCCTATgcaaattctttattttggaaaCATGCCCGGGATGACTCAGAACATCCCAGACCTTCCCGGAGCTGGAGGGAGTGATGCTCCCTGCGGAGCGGGTGGGCTGCCCTGGTGGCCCTGAAGGCTCCGCCAGTCGGCCCCTCAGGAGAAGGGGTGCCTGGGGTGAGGAAGAGGCGGGCCACTGGCCTCCCAGGGGATGGGCCCGCCCTGATTTATGGGGTGACCCCCTCTGGCCTTTCCCAGGCAGGAAATGGGCTGTTTACTAATGCCTCCCCCTGCACACCTGCGGAAGGCACTcggtagtattttaaaataatttactagaACCAGgtttctctgctttcctttggATGGTTGCCCAGTAATTGACTTTGTGCTTTTTGATTAAGAAAATGGCTTCAAATATACAGGACCTGAGACTATTCCTCTTTGCCTGTTTCTGCGTCTCACCGTCTGTCTGTCTCACACACAGCTATGTTTCTTCTTGAGCAAGAAAGGGGTGAGGATGCTAAAGCTTTCTAAAAGTTTTACGGTCTTAATCAAAGCTCTTTGGCTTGCTCATCACCATCTCGCCCCTGgcttctgctttcttcctcctgGTCCCACGGTGGCTATGACCACAGAGGGTTGCTGGCTCTAGGTTCGTTTGCCTGGAATCGGTGCTTGCTGCAGCGTGTGTGATAGATCTGCCTCTGCTGGCTCGTGGCCTCACTGGGCTTAAGGGCCCATCTGGGGACTCCCCCAgctccccacctgcctccagtctgTGCGACACCCCAACCACAGACAGTGGTACCTGACCCGAAGCCGTGGGATGGGATCCGATTTCAGGATCCAAATCCTGACTCTCTTTTGTCTATTACCTTCAGGTAATTGACTTGTACAATTTTTGAGTATGTCctggttttcaaaatgtttccatTTAGGATGAGAGTAGCTGACATGAAAGTAGGGTCCTTTGGGAGATTTCGGAGGCCTTCGATTTCAAAAGGTCAATCCCAGGGCTAAGGCTAAAGCCATTAGGGCCACAGCCCCGTCTCACGAGTGGCTTCCCAGGGATGACTGGGAGAAGTTGTCTCTTTCCTCCTAAGTTCCACACGGTGGAAGATTCCAACGCCCATTCATAGATGAAGGGAAGACcttcaggaggccctgggctgaGGCATCAGGGCTGGACAGCTGGCAGGTAGCCAGGGTGACCTTGCAAACGGAAGAGGGGTCCCCGATCCCTTTCAAGTCTGGGGACTTCTGTAGCATGGGGGCCCTGAGACCTAACGCAGGAGGAGGGGGCTGCAAAACATGGCTGACTTCAGACCTCTCTGCATCAGAGCCGAATCTGATttagagaaacaaagaaacagcatttcTTAATCCAGGAGGATGGCAGTGTGATTTATACTGTAGCGAAGGTCCCTGGGAAACATCTGAGACTGACTCATGTTTCCTTTTCATTGTAAAGTTCGGAGCGGTGTGCTGTGCCTCTAGAAGGAGACCATAGCTTGTCAGAACAATCTTGTCAAGACCTCCCAGCCCTGAAGATTTTGCAGAAGCAGGTATCTCCTGGATGGCCGTGGCTACAAGGTGGCAAAAGACAGGCTCCCAGGCCCTGGGCGCTTGCCTTGGGAGGGGCGGAGGGAGGACgggaaagcaggaaggaagcTGGGCATTCTCATGCCCTGTCACCTGAGGGAGGGAATCTCTCATGCCCTGTCACCTGAGGGAGGGAATCCCTCCCGTTGTTTGGGTCCACATCCTGTTTTAGCTGACAGGCTGTGGAAGAGAGGCCTCATCTGTCTCTTCTGGCGTGTCACCCCTTCGGGGTTCAAACCTGGACCCTTGGGTCTGACAACAGCTTTGTTTCCAGTCCAGGCAGGTCCCACAGTGGTCCAAGCTGCCCGTGCTGATGGCGTGTGGGTGTGACCATTTATAGCGCTCTGGCCTCGTGACTTAGGTCACGGCCAGAAAGGACCTCAGTGCTCTCAGAACAGGCAGGCCCCACTGGATCGTCCCAGAGATCTTTGCGGCAGAAGGAGCAGTCAACCTGCACTGCTGCAGCGGGGACCTGCCACCCCAGAGCAGCCGCCCGTGAGGTCTCTCCAGGCCCTTGGGGCAGCAGAGCTCCTGACCGGCTCTGGCCAGTGCCTCGAGGTCAAGTCGCAGGGTTACTTTGCTTCGTTTCAACCCACTTTTCTCACCAGTGGGGTCCTGTGGCTCGCAGGTAGAAGACAGCATCACCCCTACTCTGTGATTCATGGCAACTCTCCTCTGGGGAagccccttccctcctgccctgccttGGAGTTTAAGTGGGGACACAGTGACTGGGTTTGTGGGTGTCGCTCAAGCATCCTGTGGCTGAGTGTGAGTCGTTGCCCTCTGATTTTCCCAGCATGCACGGTGGTGGCTCATGCGCCCGGCTTAGCAGGGCCTGTGGTCAGTGTGGCCAACAGCCCTTGAAGCCCTGTGCCCCACGGGCTCCGACTGCGATCCCCAGCACTTTGGTGCACAGAATGACATTCTGGAAACAAAAACTACTGCTGTCCATCTCATAAATGACCTTGTCCCAAGTAAACACCACTGACCAAACTCCCGGGTCTCTTTTTATTTAGCTCTTATTAAatcacccacataaatacatataataaatagaaaaaacagcgagggtttttaaaacatctttggTACACGGggctttctcctcttctccctccttccctgtgtcCTAGGCACATCCTGTAGATACAAAATAACCCGGAAATAGACTCCCTGCTGGACCCCTGCATCCATCAGCAGTCACTCGGGCCAGCAGCCCTGACGGTGGCCGGGGGAGGGACGGCCCCGGGGGACTCACACATAATCATTCAGCCTGTACCCGCTGTGGGTTGCCGAGGTCACCGAGGGGGCCCGGTTGTCTTTGTAGGCATCTGGTGGCCGGTAGGCGGGTGCGGTGGCAGCCCGGGGCTGGCCCTGGTAGGGCCTGTAGGGGGCCTCCTCCTGGCAGGACAGGCAGAGCAGGGTGCCCCCAATGAGCGACAGGGACGAGGAGATGAAGCCCAGATACAGGGCCTGCCCAAGCTCGAACTTCATGCCGCTGGGCAGCAGCGGGTTGTAGAAGTTCTGAACCACGTCGTTGGTGGTCCAGGCAACGGCCACCATGCAGAGGAGGCCAGCCAGCAGGAAGAGCACGCCCCCCAGCACCGCGAAGGTGGTCTTGGCGGGCGTGCCCTTGGCACAGCGGGTGCACTTCATGCCCACCACGGCACACGCGCAGGCCATGCCGGACAGCAGGCAGGAGATGACCATGAGGGCCCTGGCCGCCTGCAGGTCCCGAGGCAGCGCCAGCAGCGACCGGTAGAGCTGGCACTGGTAGATGCCCGTGCTGTGCCACACGCACTCCATCCAGAGCCCCTTCAGGTAGGACACCGCCGTCAGGATGTTGGTGCCCACGTGTGCCGTCCGCCGCCAGTGTGGCAGCAGGGTGGTGATGAGCGTGCCCACCATGCCCAGGAAGCTGAGCAGGAAGCCCAGGAGCTGCACAGCGGTGCTGGCCATGTCCGCCGTGCCCGCCTAGCCCTGCCAGGCAGTGCCCTGGTGCCCTGGGATCGCGCCGCGCCTCAGGCCCCTGCAGGAGTCCTAATAAAGccgagggaggtgggaggagggagagaaaggaaacaggTTAAATATTATCTCGATGCATTTATTTCTGTCGCTGAGACTGGGTTTTCCATAGGCAGTTGGTAGGACAATTAACATATTCTGAAAAATAGTTTGAGAATTCACTGAGTGGAAGAATAAGCTGCATTGCCTGGAAAGCCCGAGCTGGGAGCCATGACAGCAGGTCTGGGCAGCCCCGCAGGGGACCTCAGGGAAGGGCACAGCAGAGTCCCCCTTTCTGATTTCTCTTAGCACCTGTGTGTGGGAAGTTCTACCTATGTCTACCCTCAAGCAGTTTTGCTGCACCTGAGTCTCACTTCCTTCTGTGTGGACAGTAGTGACGGCTGTTAAATCTTGAATGTTAGTCATGCCGACTTGGACGTGCGTGCTGGTTTTGATTACAAATCAGCCTTGGGCTGCCCGCCAGGATGCAGGGTTTTCTGAGGGGACGACTTTCTTGTCCACTCAGGCAGGGACAGGCTTAGCCCTCCAGGCTGGTCAGGTGCTTCCTTCAGAGTTCCAGGGCTGACGCGATGTGGGGACGGTGGACTCATGCCAGGGGCTGGGCCACCAGGTCACCAGCTCCTTAGGTGCCACGGCCAGGGACAGGCCAGTGTCCCCTCCAGCACAGGCCTCCCATTCACCCCTGCCTGCCACCAGCGAAGACCTTCAGAGGGGCAGCTTTGTCACCAAACCAAGGGTGCTATCTGGCATTCGGAGAGAGAATGTAGAACCGTGCCAGAGGTGAAGTTAAAAAACAATCCTGAACTTTGCAGGATCCAGAACACTCTGTGGGGCAGTAGCCTCGCAGCTGGGCAGTGCCTGGAGCGTCAGGGACACTAGGAAAgacggaggaaggaaggagagaggcggAGAGGAGAGAGGTCCTCCATGAAGTTCTGTCGTCCCTCCACTTAGCAAGTGGACACACCCTGTCCAGAGGCTGGGACACCATTCCAGTCCTTGTTGCCCAGAGAGGGACAGGGCCAGCCATCCTGTGGTCACTGCCATGGAGACGATAGGACTCAAACAATGCCAAAGTGGCCACCCTGCAGGCACAGCCGGAGCAGCTGTGGCGGGTCTGCGCCACACCCTGGGCACAGCTACACCAACAACCAGCAGCTATGGGGCCGGGGTTCCCTGGGAGTGAGACAGCGAAGCCCTTCCTCAGGCAAACACGCTGGAAAAACCAGAGTTGCCAAGCAGACCTGTCTTCAAGGCTGTGGAGCTGAGGAAACGCCCCTGGAGACGGGAGGCCGGGCAGTCGGCACAGCCTTTGGAGACCGGTCAGCGCAGGTGGTGAGACATGGAGCCAGACACTGAGATCGAACCCACTGGGACAGGACAAGAATCTGCCTGGTTCAGAAAGTAGTATTAGGGACTGTCCCGATGATGAGGAGCGGATCCCGGGTGCAGAGCCATCTCTGAAGTAACCGGGTTGCCTTTACTTATCAGCGTGGTAAGATCACGCCCAGAGGTGGAGGTGTAGGTGGTAGAGGGGTCACAGAGAGACACAGGCAGGACTAACTGCCCCCAGCCCCATGACACAGGACGGTCCCTGCCCACCCTGGAGATGCTGTAAAAGCTGCACCCTTCGTCTGTGCCCTGAGCCAGCCTGGGGTTTTCCTGTGCCCTGCTTGCTGCCTCCTTTGTGACAGGAGGAATTTGGCACAGGCAATGCCATTTTGAGACATATCCTCCACCTTAGGACAAGGGTCACCTCAAGGTCACGCTGACTCAGCCTGGCCTTACACCCAGACAGTGCCACATCTTCAGGCCAAGAAAGGAATTGCCATCTGGGACTGGAATCCTGCAAACACCTGGTTCAACACGGACAGTGACCACCTCCAAGAGTGGAGGTGACGACCGTAAGGACCCTTCCCTGACACCCGACAGACCCCAGCAATGGCCTAACTGCCACTCATGCCCCCACAGTGACGCCAGGCTGCAGGTGGAGGACGGGTCTCAGTCCCCACCCGCCAACCTCTGCAGGTTTGTCCAGAGTAAACGGGGTTGTGTCGagcttcctctcatttccttcatcCGGTTCCTTCCTTACACTTTGGGCTGCAGCATAAGAACAAGGTCCTGCTCCTGTTCCAGTGTACTTTTGTCCTGTCTTCTGACGGAGGGTGCAGGAACCCTGGTGGGTGACAGAACACGGCTGGCACGGATCGCCTGGCTTATCCCCACCATCTACTGAGGCGGCGACTGGTGCCAACCTCTCTTGCACTGAGGAGATGTGCAGGCGAGGAATGGTCCCCGGCAGACCTGGCTGGTATTATCCTTGATTTCGTTCCTCCTTGGAATGCTGCTTTCCTCAATTATGTAGGATCCAAGTTAGAGTGCCAGGTGAGGGGTGGATTCTGGGGTGCTGAGTCTCCTCCCCAATTGTCACAGAGTGACCTTGGTCCTTTTGCATGGTTTACGTGACCAGGGTGACCAACCATCCTTTTTTGCCAGGGATGGAGAGGTTGCCCCCGGTGGGCGATTTCCTAAGCAAACCAGGCCAGTCGCAAGCTCCTCCAGGTAGCCCAGGGGCTGCAGACAGCCCCAAAAGGACTCTGAGATCCCTTCCAGCCCTGCCTAGAGCCACTTTCAGGTGGATGGCTCCACAGGCTGTCCTGGGTCCAGGACATTCTGTGGCCTCTTACTTGTCAAGGTCAATTACTAAGTATACTGATCCTCAAGAATGTGGCATGAAAGCTAAGCCCATTTGACCCCATTAGGCTGGGCAAGTGGAGCCGGAGTTCACTGGAGGTCTGAATATTTATGGAAAGAGGTGAGGGCTAATTTTAGAAACCATGAGGTTGCTATTTTTAAACTTGTGCTATGAGGATCTGCTAATTTAAGACTGCGTGTTAAGGAACCCCAGCTCCCATCTCCTTCTCCCCATTAGCAGCAGCTGCTTGCTGGCTTCAGGCACTCATTCAACGTCCCGGCAGTTGCCTTTCACTGTGGGTCATGCAATGAAAAACAACTTTAATCAAACCCATCTCCCTGGAAACCATAGAAGACTCTTCCCTGGCACCCAAGACCCCACCCTGCGGGGCTGTTTGTACAGGGAGGAGCCTGCCCACCTCTGGCCACCCAGGGGCAGCTGCACCAGGGCTGAACCAGCAGGTCCAGGGTCACATTTGACTTCACCTATGGACTACCCTTTCCTGCCTGGTGTGTGACTAGAGAGAAATAGGTCCCCAAGCAAAAAGGGTTCCAAGATCAAGTTCCCAAAAGACATGGCTGGGTGGGGCTGAATCTCGCAAGACCATGCGTCCTAGGAACGAATAAGTGCCCCGAGTTGCCTATGGGTTCTGGAGCCCAAAAAGTGCCAGCCCAGGTGTGCAGCTGATGGGGAGCAGGAGTTGGGACAGGGTTTCCCAACAGTGCCTCTTGGAACGCTGCATTTGTAGGTTGTCGCAGGTGAAGGACATAAATGTCAATTACCTTTGAGGAAAGCTGTAAGACTTTGTAGCTCATAACACGCAGAAGCAGGGCAACTTTCCTGGGAGTGCTCATACGaagcattttctaaatttatttgacTAAGGACACCCCCTACACCCTTTTCCAAAGAACAACTAGAAGTAAAGTCATTTCGACAGAATCCCTTGACTTAGATCCTTTAAAAGTTTTACAGATCcagggtggcacatgcccgtaatcccagtgactcaggaggctgaggcaggaggatcccgggttcaaagccaggctccaggcaactcagcaagactctctctctaaataagttataaaaaaggactggggatgtagttcagtggttgagagcccctgggttcaattctgggttaaaaaaaaaaacaaaaacaaacaaaaaaacacgtTTCATGGAGGCAGTGGTGAGACAGGATTGACtgacaaaaaaagcaaaaaaaagagtTTGATTTTCCAGAAGTGGAGTGAGCAGCCACAGGAGGCCCAGAAGGATGCTCTGACTTGATGTGTCCTCCCCCAGAAAACCCGGGGCTGTAAAGTGACGTGAAAATCTGCGAAGAACAGCTGTGAGAAACCCCGGCGCTACCGGCGGCCCCTCGCACTGGACTGGTGTTATGAGCTCCAGCTCTGAGGGATGAAGGTctttttccacataaatttttatGCTGTCTCCTTCCTCTGTAGTCTGTGAGCCTCACTTATTTTTACaggaaagtattaaaaaaaagaaaaaaaggcaccCTTGGCGCACAGCATGGTCTCACACTGCTCACCTGCCAGGGGCTGGAGCCCAGCTGGGCAAACCCTGCAGCTTCATCTCCTAGGTGAGCAACACTTCCACAGCCGCGGCCAGCGGGGACAGCCAGCCAGGACAAAGGACAGATGTGCTATGTGCCAGCTCTGCTTCTTGTCTGTCCAGTGTCCCCAGGCACACTGTCCTGTCTTCTGAAGGccttcctcctgctcagcctcctgggccagcCATGCTCAGAGGACTGTGGGTGTGGGTCTTGGAGGGTGTCTGAACCCCACGTGTCCCTGTCCTCACAAGTCTCACCCCTAGCTACCTGCAGCTATCACCTTATCCTTTGCAAAATCAGCCCCTATGGTGAAATCTTTCTAGTGGACAGGAGGCTCCCAGGCCTTTCCTCCAAGACTGGTGAAGGAACTGTCA comes from the Sciurus carolinensis chromosome 9, mSciCar1.2, whole genome shotgun sequence genome and includes:
- the Cldn14 gene encoding claudin-14, producing the protein MASTAVQLLGFLLSFLGMVGTLITTLLPHWRRTAHVGTNILTAVSYLKGLWMECVWHSTGIYQCQLYRSLLALPRDLQAARALMVISCLLSGMACACAVVGMKCTRCAKGTPAKTTFAVLGGVLFLLAGLLCMVAVAWTTNDVVQNFYNPLLPSGMKFELGQALYLGFISSSLSLIGGTLLCLSCQEEAPYRPYQGQPRAATAPAYRPPDAYKDNRAPSVTSATHSGYRLNDYV